The Methyloferula stellata AR4 genome includes a window with the following:
- the sodC gene encoding superoxide dismutase[Cu-Zn]: MPFRPLFPAVCFLVCLSAAASAQTQDKTLTAKVVGPNAKDLGTITLTDAPKGVLLHLELKGLPPGWHGMHFHEKGDCGDDKFMNAGAHVHAVTPVVHGFLKEDATDSGDLPNLYVAADGTATAELYSTYVSFKGEGGRPSLLDGDGSALIIHVNPDDYTTQPIGGAGARIACAVIK, from the coding sequence ATGCCTTTTCGTCCTTTATTTCCCGCAGTTTGCTTTTTGGTGTGTCTCAGTGCCGCCGCCTCTGCGCAGACGCAAGATAAGACACTGACCGCGAAAGTTGTCGGGCCGAATGCGAAAGATCTCGGGACGATCACGCTCACGGATGCGCCGAAAGGCGTTTTGCTTCACCTCGAATTGAAGGGTCTTCCGCCGGGCTGGCACGGCATGCATTTTCATGAGAAGGGCGATTGCGGCGACGATAAATTCATGAATGCCGGCGCGCATGTTCATGCGGTGACGCCGGTCGTGCATGGTTTCCTGAAGGAGGATGCGACGGATTCCGGCGATCTTCCCAATCTCTATGTCGCGGCTGATGGCACGGCGACAGCCGAGCTCTATTCGACTTACGTCTCGTTCAAGGGCGAAGGCGGTCGCCCGTCTCTGCTCGACGGCGATGGATCCGCGCTGATCATTCATGTCAACCCGGATGATTACACGACGCAGCCGATCGGCGGCGCCGGCGCGCGCATCGCTTGCGCGGTGATCAAGTAA
- a CDS encoding cupredoxin domain-containing protein, protein MFRLSLPAFFMTALLVQPAQAADPLEIVITLKNHVFEPQEPKVPANQPLLITVVNDDDTPEEFESTPLKIEKIVAPKSSIKLRVKGLAPARYEFFGEYNETAKGALIVE, encoded by the coding sequence ATGTTCCGCCTGTCATTGCCAGCCTTTTTCATGACCGCCTTGCTGGTGCAGCCGGCGCAGGCAGCCGATCCGCTTGAGATCGTCATTACTTTAAAAAACCATGTGTTCGAGCCTCAGGAACCGAAAGTGCCGGCCAACCAGCCGCTCCTGATCACGGTGGTCAACGACGACGACACGCCCGAAGAATTTGAAAGCACACCGTTGAAGATCGAAAAGATCGTCGCACCGAAAAGCTCGATCAAACTGCGCGTGAAAGGCCTGGCGCCTGCGCGCTATGAATTTTTCGGCGAATATAACGAGACTGCCAAAGGCGCTTTGATCGTCGAATGA
- a CDS encoding iron transporter: MKRSFQFAAAFSLLFACGAQAREYYVGGPVHQHDMEIVANYLVGIEMAPMTANMVHGPDVIHLEADVHATADNVYGFPDGAWMAYLTIHYKLEKTGSSWTSEGVLLPMTAKDGPHYANNVKMDGPGEYKLTYRFEPPESNGFLHHTDEETGVPDWWKPFTQEFKFKYPQN; encoded by the coding sequence ATGAAGCGATCTTTTCAATTCGCCGCGGCTTTCAGCCTTCTCTTTGCCTGCGGGGCCCAGGCGCGCGAATATTATGTCGGCGGCCCGGTCCATCAGCACGATATGGAGATCGTCGCCAACTATCTCGTGGGCATCGAAATGGCGCCGATGACGGCGAATATGGTGCATGGCCCGGACGTCATCCATCTCGAAGCCGATGTTCATGCGACGGCCGACAATGTCTACGGATTTCCCGACGGCGCCTGGATGGCCTATCTCACCATCCACTACAAGCTCGAGAAGACTGGATCTTCCTGGACCTCCGAAGGCGTCCTGTTGCCGATGACCGCCAAGGACGGACCGCATTACGCAAACAACGTCAAAATGGACGGGCCGGGCGAATACAAGCTCACCTATCGATTTGAACCGCCTGAAAGCAACGGCTTTCTCCATCATACCGACGAAGAAACCGGCGTACCGGATTGGT